A stretch of DNA from Desulfosarcina ovata subsp. ovata:
TCTTGCCCAGTTCATTTTTGATAAGGCCCCCATCGGCATCTGGAGAATGGGACCGGCGGGCGAGGTCCTTGATGTCAATGAACAGGGCTGTGCCAGCCTGGGATACAGCCGGGAAGAGCTCCGCCGCATGATTGTCTTCGACTTCGCACCCGGATTCGATAGCGAGAATTGGGAGAACGGCACCAGCGCGCTGCATGAGGTCGGCGCCAAGACGACCGAGGCCTTCCACCAGCGCAGGAATGGTGAGATCTTCCCGATCCAGGTCATCGAAAAACTGATGCGTTTCGAGGGGCAGGCATACCGCCTGGCCTTTGTGCAGGACATCACCGAACGCAAGCAGATGGAGCACGCGCTAAAGGAGAGTGAACAACGTTTGGAGTTGGCGCTGTCCGGGGCGAACGAAGGCATCTGGGACTGGCGTATTCATGAAGATATTCTATTCCTTGACTCTCGCTTCTACACCATGGCCGGATACCAACCCCATGGGTTTCCGGAAGCCTACGAAGAGATCTTAAAACGCATTCACAAAGATGACCTTGATCGCGTGAGATCGGCCAATGACCGATATCTGGCAGGGGAGCTGGAAAAATTTGAAGTGGAGTTCAGGTTTTTGCGTAAAGACGGTCGTTACATGTGGATCCAGGCGAAAGGAACAATTGCCGATTGGGATGACGAGGGAAATCCCGCCCGTTTTATCGGCACCAACGCCGATATCACCGGGCGCAAAAAGGCCGAAGAGAATTTACGCAAGAGTGAGCAGTTGCTGACCAACATTCTGGAATCGATGAATGAGGGAATCGTGGTGCTCGATAAAGATTTTAAATATACGATTTTCAACCGTTCATTGGCGAAGATGACCCATATGCCAAAAGCGGAGGCGATCGGGAGAGTCTTCTGGGACGTATTTCCGTTTCTTAAGGGCACACCCGTGGAAAAAAATATGAAAAGGACGATGGCCGGAAAATCAACCAGAAACCTGGAAGTCCGGCTTCAATTTCCAAGTTGGGGAACGGTATGGTTTCGGGACAGTTTTTCGCCCCTTAGGGATGCAGATGGAGGGATTGTCGGCATCGTCGGTGTGATCACCGATATTACCCGGCAAAAGCAGGACGAAGAAGAACTGAGCAGGCTGCAAAACTACCTTTCCAATATCATCGATTCCATGCCCTCCATACTCGTGGCCGTGGATAGGGACGGCAAGGTGACCCAATGGAATTACCAGACGGAGAAAACCACCGGATTGACCTTCGAAAAGGCCCGCTGCCAACCCCTGGCCAAGGTGTTGCCCCGCCTGTCCGGTGAAATGGCGCGGGTCAGCGCCTCTATCCGGGAACGCCGGGTGATCAGCTCTTCCAAAGTTTCCCGCAAGGTGGGCAATGAAATCCGCTTTGAAGATATTACCATTTTCCCTCTGATTGCCGATGGGGTTGAAGGGGCCGTTATCCGGGTGGACGATGTGACCCAACAGGTGCGCATGGAGGAGATGATGATCCAGAGTGAGAAAATGCTATCCGTGGGCGGCCTCGCAGCAGGCATGGCCCACGAGATCAATAACCCCCTGGCCGGTATCCTGCAAAATGCGTCGGTCCTTGAGAATCGACTGCTGGGAGATCTCCCCGCCAACCGCAGGGCCGCCGAAGCCGCCGGTACGTCCCTGGCTGTCATCCGGCATTATCTGGCGCTGCGCAAGCTGCCCGACATGATCGAAAACATCCGTACCTCCGGCAGTCTGGCCGCCGCCATTGTCAGGAATATGCTCAGCTTCGCCCGGAAAAGTGAGAAAACGGCCGCCCTTCATGATCTCGGGACGCTGCTGGACCAGTCCATCGATCTGCTCAAAACCGATTACGACATGAAAAAACATTATGACTTCAAGCGAGTCGAGATCGTACGTCTGTATGATGAAGCGGTGGGACCGGTACTTTGCGAAGCCAGCAAGATTCAGCAGGTGTTCATGAACATCTTGAAAAATGGCGCCGAGGCCATGGCCGAGATGGTGGATACACCGGCCCCGCCGACATTTGTTCTGCGGCTTCGACACGACGGCGCGTGGGTGCGGGTGGAGATCGAGGACAACGGGCCGGGCATGGACGAGAAGACCCGCCGGCGTATCTTCGAGCCCTTTTTTACCACCAAGCCGGTGGGCAAGGGGACAGGACTTGGCCTGTCGGTCTCCTACTTCATCATCACCGAGGATCATGGCGGCGAAATGGGGGTGTTCGCGGCCGATGGCGGCGGCACTTGCTTCGTGATCCGGCTGCCCAAGGGGCGCGGTGATCGGTGATCGGGAGCGGAGAAGCGGATACCTTTCGCTCCCATGCTCTGCGTGGGAGCGCCAATTGTCGGCCTCCGGATTGGGCGGGGTTTTCACGCAGGGGCGAAGGCGCCAGACGACGATAACTTTGCAGAGGATCGCATAAACCCAATTCAGGATAAGTGCGGGTTAATTTCTTCTATAGTTGTTGTATTGGGGAACATCAAAATGAAAGATGAGAACAAAACCCGATCTCAGCTGATCGATGAACTGCAGAAAATGAGTGAACGGGTAGCCGTTTTAGAGCGGAAGATTACTACTTTAGAACGCCTGGAAAGTGTGCCGGATCAGGCCCTGTGGGAAAGCGAGGAGCGGCTGCGTTTGGCGCTCGATGCGGCCAACGACGGCATCTGGGACTGGAATCCCGGAACCGGCCGGTCCTATTTTAGCCCTAGGTACTATACCATGCTGGGTTATGCACCGGACGAATTCCCCCCCACGTATGAAAGCTGGCGGCGATTGATTCACCCCGATGATGTGGAAACGGCCGAAGCCGCCGTGCGGCACGCTCTGGAAGAACACGCGCCCTTTGCCGTTGAATTCCGGATGAAGGCCAAAAACGGAGCGTGGCATTGGATCTTGGGCCGGGGCAAGGTTGCCGAACTGGATGCCGAAAGAAAGGCGGTTCGCGTGGTCGGGGCTCACACGGACATCACCGAGCATAAGCGGACGGCGGAGGCGCTTGAAAAACGGATCGTGGCCTTGACGCGGCCGCTGGAGGATGTGGACGGCCTTGCTTTTGAAGATCTGTTCAACCTGACCGATATCCAGCATCTTCAGGACCTGTATGCCGAGGCCTTTGGCGTGGCGGCCTTGATTACCCGTCCGGACGGCACCCCCATCACGCGGCCAAGCAACTTCACGGTTCTGTGCAGCCAGTTCATCCGCAATACCGAAAAGGGAAGCAAAAACTGCAATATCTCCGATGCCTTGATCGGACGGCACAATCCCTCCGGGCCCATCATTCAGCCGTGCCTGAGCGCCGGTTTGTGCAACGCGGGGGCCAGTATTACCGTTGGCGGACGCCATATCGCCAATTGGCTGATCGGTCAGGTCCGCAACGAGAACCAGAAGGAAGCAGACATCATGGACTACGCCCGTGAACTCGGTGCGGACGAAAGCGCCTTTCGCGCCGCGTATCGCCAAGTGCCCGTGATGTCCCAGGAACAGTTCGAAAGAATCGCCAATGTGTTGTTTGCTGTGGCCAATCAGCTTTCCATGTCGGCTTATCAAAACGTTCAACAGGCGCGGTTCATCTCCGAAAGGAAACAAATCGAGGAATCCTTGCGCCTGACCCAGTTCATTTTCGACAAGGCCCCCATCGGCATCTGGCGGATGGGACCGGATGGCGAGGTCCTCGACGTCAATGAAGCGGCCTGCGCCAGCCTCGGTTATACCCGGGAAACACTCTGCCGCATGACCGCCTTCGACGTCGCTCCCGGATTCACGCCCGCTGATTGGGAGATCGGAGCGACCCGGATGAATGAGGCTGGAACGATCACCATCGAAGCCTTTCACCGGCGCAAAGGCGGTGAGATTGTCCCGGTCCAGGTTATCGCTAAACTCATGCGGTTCGAGGGGCAGGAGTACCATTTGGCTTTTGTCCAGGACATCTCAGAGCGCAAGCAGGCTGAAGAAAATTTGCGTAAGCATGAACGATTGCTCGCCAATATTCTGGAATCCATGAGTGAAGGGGTTTTTGTGCTCGACAGTGACTTTACCGTCACGATTTACAATAGAGGCATGGAAGTCATTACCAATGTACCAAGGGAGTCGGTTATCGGTAAACGCCCCTGGGAAGCGTTTCCCCACATTAAAAAATTGCCGGTTGAGGAAAATATTCGTAATGCAATGAAAGGCGAGGTGGCCGTGGCCGTAAAGACGACTCATCCGCATAATCCCAATGTGTGGTCCCGGGACAGCTTTTCCTCCATCAAGGATGCCGATGGAGGGGTTGTCGGCGTGGTCGGTGTGCTTACCGACATCACCCGGCAAAGGCAGGCCGAAGAGGAACTGCGCCAATTGCGCAACTATCTTTCCAACATCATTGATTCCATGCCCTCGGTGCTTGTGGCGGTGGATCTTGACGGCAGGGTCACCCAGTGGAACAGGCATACCGAACGGCTCACCGGATTGAGCTTCGACCAAGCCC
This window harbors:
- a CDS encoding PAS domain S-box protein, whose protein sequence is MKDENKTRSQLIDELQKMSERVAVLERKITTLERLESVPDQALWESEERLRLALDAANDGIWDWNPGTGRSYFSPRYYTMLGYAPDEFPPTYESWRRLIHPDDVETAEAAVRHALEEHAPFAVEFRMKAKNGAWHWILGRGKVAELDAERKAVRVVGAHTDITEHKRTAEALEKRIVALTRPLEDVDGLAFEDLFNLTDIQHLQDLYAEAFGVAALITRPDGTPITRPSNFTVLCSQFIRNTEKGSKNCNISDALIGRHNPSGPIIQPCLSAGLCNAGASITVGGRHIANWLIGQVRNENQKEADIMDYARELGADESAFRAAYRQVPVMSQEQFERIANVLFAVANQLSMSAYQNVQQARFISERKQIEESLRLTQFIFDKAPIGIWRMGPDGEVLDVNEAACASLGYTRETLCRMTAFDVAPGFTPADWEIGATRMNEAGTITIEAFHRRKGGEIVPVQVIAKLMRFEGQEYHLAFVQDISERKQAEENLRKHERLLANILESMSEGVFVLDSDFTVTIYNRGMEVITNVPRESVIGKRPWEAFPHIKKLPVEENIRNAMKGEVAVAVKTTHPHNPNVWSRDSFSSIKDADGGVVGVVGVLTDITRQRQAEEELRQLRNYLSNIIDSMPSVLVAVDLDGRVTQWNRHTERLTGLSFDQARSQPLARVLPHLAGEMERIKTAIRERQVISSPKVQRRAEQETRFEDITIFPLTANGVEGAVIRVDDVTEQVRLEEIMIQSEKMLSVGGLAAGMAHEVNNPLAGILQNASVLKNRLLGDLPANHKAAEAAGTTLSAIRQYLELRKLPGMIENIRASGARAAAIVKNMLSFARKSDRRVSSQDLGELLDQTLELVRTDYNMKEHYDFKQIHIVREYDPAVPPVPCEANKVQQVFINILKNGAEAMVEVMDDARPPGFVLRVRDDGKWARVEIEDNGPGMDEQKRRRIFEPFFTTKPVGKGTGLGLSVSYFIVTEDHGGEMEVFAADDGGTCFVIRLPKAGKAPTGEAFSEPV
- a CDS encoding PAS domain S-box protein, with translation MKSRVPLKRYLSFHLGAVAVLPVIIIFLMVWFLMMPAIRARTGIQHQAMARAIAGHISAYLEGGERQLTALAEYFRNQALDSGPAAVDLLDAQCGDGGFFEALFVVDAENDVVKAVGLAQARRPNRDDYMGLDFSGREFTRPLGAPNKAVWSETFLSTISSSMAVALSLPLEGGSIIGEIPLGNLAEFISHLPVESEFLTLVIDGQGLVVADSQRRRSGQLSNLSYSAVEGGNTQAVSRAFALDGVKMLGTWVEMEAVGWKVLFAQPAKKAFQPVRDTLALIGLGLAIALGLALFIAWLMAGNLTALFASYTGRAESIANGRYDLQWPAARAREFFNLGHSLQRMAEKIDRREKALIDSEARMMDLVANVPGVVYQFKADPKALESSSLTSVVRERSIKIFGVDTAEESFFNDFVRCLPPDDQPRFIQSVKDALETAAPWYYEGRFIKPTGDKIWFEGRSTARWIDGEIICYGVLTDITQRKEMESSLRLAQFIFDKAPIGIWRMGPAGEVLDVNEQGCASLGYSREELRRMIVFDFAPGFDSENWENGTSALHEVGAKTTEAFHQRRNGEIFPIQVIEKLMRFEGQAYRLAFVQDITERKQMEHALKESEQRLELALSGANEGIWDWRIHEDILFLDSRFYTMAGYQPHGFPEAYEEILKRIHKDDLDRVRSANDRYLAGELEKFEVEFRFLRKDGRYMWIQAKGTIADWDDEGNPARFIGTNADITGRKKAEENLRKSEQLLTNILESMNEGIVVLDKDFKYTIFNRSLAKMTHMPKAEAIGRVFWDVFPFLKGTPVEKNMKRTMAGKSTRNLEVRLQFPSWGTVWFRDSFSPLRDADGGIVGIVGVITDITRQKQDEEELSRLQNYLSNIIDSMPSILVAVDRDGKVTQWNYQTEKTTGLTFEKARCQPLAKVLPRLSGEMARVSASIRERRVISSSKVSRKVGNEIRFEDITIFPLIADGVEGAVIRVDDVTQQVRMEEMMIQSEKMLSVGGLAAGMAHEINNPLAGILQNASVLENRLLGDLPANRRAAEAAGTSLAVIRHYLALRKLPDMIENIRTSGSLAAAIVRNMLSFARKSEKTAALHDLGTLLDQSIDLLKTDYDMKKHYDFKRVEIVRLYDEAVGPVLCEASKIQQVFMNILKNGAEAMAEMVDTPAPPTFVLRLRHDGAWVRVEIEDNGPGMDEKTRRRIFEPFFTTKPVGKGTGLGLSVSYFIITEDHGGEMGVFAADGGGTCFVIRLPKGRGDR